The DNA window TGGCGGAGGTCTGGCCTGATGTTCTGAAAAGAGACAGTAAGACAGAAGGAAAGGGTAAAGAATAATGTGCCATTCTGTCTTCATTTCTACAAGGACAACGGTTTAGAGGCAGGAACTAATAGTTTGTGACAAGATTGAGACATACACGTTCTTAACACAAAAGTACCTGCATGCACTGCCCAGCTGGATCATCTTGATGACCTCTTCTGCAGTGGACACGTAGACCTCCTCCAGGCCCACCACCTGAACCAGCTGCCTGTCATCCTCCAGAACACGGAGCTTGGCCTTCTTATTCAGCAGGTCGTACACCTAAAATCAAAAAGTATGTTTCACCTTGAGGACAACTTGAATAAGCtgatttttacataaaaaattcTATATAAGAGGGTTTTCTTACTTTTCCGTTGTAGATCTCAAAGAAGCTGACATAAGCAGAGAGATCCAGGTTAGCATACCTCCTGTGGTTCAGATAGGTGAAGACATCGTGGGCTGGAAGAGGAAGACAAAAATTATTCAAAGTAAAGTTCCCATGTAAAGGCTAGTTTAGAAAGTTCTCATATCCTGAGTTCATCAAAACTGATTCCAGCTAATCATctgaatgttaaaaaatatttgctcATATGTGAAGTGCCCATAGAGTCATTGGATGGATGGTTATGATCTAACCTGCCAAGGCGTAGATTCCTTTAGCGCTGTTCTGCTGCCTCCCAGCGAAATCACCTCCCATTGTCTAGGGAGAACATTTTGCCAAACAagcaaaaaggaaataaacaaaacgATGCAAATGCAAAATACTGCCTCAAGACCAGTAACCACTATACAGCTAGTAGAGGCTTACGTGAGTCTTTCCACTTCCAGTCTGGCCATAGGCAAAACATGTTGCCATACCACCTTCGAAAACAGACTGCACCAAAGGTTTGGCTGTGAAcctaaaggggaaaaaagcatcAGTCATAAATGTAACTTGTTTATGcaagaaaaagacaataatgACATCTTTAAAAAGTAGACCTTGAGTTCCCAACATTTTACTCTAGATACTACAGTATTAAACAGCGTTAGGGAAATGAGAAACAAAACACTAGCTCGATGGGAAATTCCTTAAATTATATCCCCCAGGAAGAAATtcttagagaaaagctgaccaGTTTAAGCTTGAAAAACTCTTATTTAGGGACACATATTTAGGGTCATTACTTGTAGACAAGGTCGTTGGTGGCCATCTCATTAAAGGAGTAGTCAAAGTGGAAGATTTGGTTGTCCAAGTACTTGGTGAGGTCCACCTTCTGTTTTGGCTCATGGACCAGCAGAGAACCATTTCCAGGCACAGACACCACATCTATCTCCTTTTTATTAATCTCtggaatacataaaaatgtaaaatcagcaTTTAAAAAACTGGCAACAAAATGGCCATTATGTTGGCTCATGCCATCTCATTCTCCTTATATTCAGATAATACTACACACCACAGTGTGTTAGAAATCACTCAGAGTATACCTTGTTTGTTTAGGGGCCGCTTGCGAACGCACACGCTGATCTTGTGAGGTTCAATCTGAAAAAAGCAACATGTGCTGTAAGTGTGGCTATAATGACACACCAGCGTATGAAAAAAGTAGGGATGTAGgctaaaggtaaaattcaaagtgtatatttacaataaactgTTTGTCTATCAGTTTGACCAGAAACTGTGTCTTTGCACAGTTAATACATGTCAAAAAAGGATGAACAAGCACTctgtattattttcatttcagacaATGTCAGAACTTCTTCTTCTGGAATCAGGCTGGTAAAAGGGACATTATTCTTGAGTCCAAACTTACGTGGTCAGTAGTGGTTAAGGGAGTTATTTCCAAGGTCTCTCTGAAGTCTTGGATCATCTCATAGAACTTCTGGTTTGGTCGAGTTGTCTCTCCAAACTAAaggtaaacaaataaaaatttaGATTACACTTCTCTGGTGTCTAAGTTTTAATCTAGTGACACTTTtcccattaaaataacaaacaaggaATGAAATCTCACCTTTCCCCTCTTGAGCTGAATGTCGGCAGGCTGTACAACACAAGACAGCCTTTTATTGCCTTTGTTTAGTTCTTGGGGAGCCACAGATTTTCTTCTGCCTGAAGTGCATAGAgatgaaatatactttattatttttgtcagaTCGAAATAATACCCGATGACCTCACATCTCATTGTAAGCATTGCAATATCAAATGCATCTACAACAGAATGAGCATGTGCTTCAGATCATGTACCACATGATCATACTTCTCATAGAATAGAGTTGGCATGATCTAATCACTAaatctttgtgtaaaaaaaacaaacaatgcttTGCAGGAGAGAAAGAAGGTATTTTGCACTTGTGACATTCTATACACAAAGCAACAGCACTACACATAAATATGTCTTTCGATTCAAGTGATCCAGTGAATACACATTTTATCATGTTGATGTGAAATAAGTCACTGACCTCTGGCTGGAGGAGGAGGCATTCTCTTGGGTTCATCATTCTCCTTCACGGTCTCTCGGACAAAAGGCAGCGACTGTGCTGGTTTGGCCTCATTCTTTTTACGCTGCTGATTCGGAAGCGCTAGATAAGGCAAAAGAGTGCACTTGAGTTTATaaagatgaaaaatattttttaaatgactcaAAGAAAGCACTAAAAGATTAAGTTGTGCATGGGGGGGGGGATCTACTCGTGTGCATAAAACATGttctaaaaacaacaataccaaaatgttaaaagaaacaaatatgtGGCTTGCATCAGGTTGTTTCCCGTTTTGTGGACAGTGTTCTAGTTTGTGAATTTCTTTTCAGAAGATCATAACCAACCAGAGTTTGTGAGGACTGATGAAGAGGGGGCTTCGGGTTGGACCACCTCCAGGTTTGCCTGTGGAGACTCAGAGGTGGAGACTGGTGCAGGAACAGGGGCCGGGGGCTGGAACATACACGTCTGCCTCGTCTGAGATCGACTGACAACTGAAAGTAAGAGAATCCGTGTCAAAAAGCTGCAGTGTTTGTGTCAGTGTCTTAAAGTAAGTATTGTCAAGTACTGCTAGCATGTTTTTCCTGGGGTTAAATGTAATCCAAACTATAAACTGAAGAATAAACTGTACATGGTTGTAGTCTGCAAAATCAAAAGCGACCAAAGCAACAAATGTGCCattctgaagaaaaaacaacatcctTCAAAGACCAAGCATGACAGAAGTGAGCCAAGAGAGATCAACACAGGTGCAGAAAAGCATTAAGTGCAGAAAAGCATTAAGTGCAGAAGTAAATATTGTATTAGATTTGCACAGGAAAATAATACTGGCTGAAGATCATTTATGTCACCTTCAGTCCATTCCGAATGTATCAAAACATCCCACTTTATCCTAAATTGATACACATGCTGGTACAAAAGCATTATCATCTGATGATACTGAGCACtcctttttttgctctttttttccagaatttagtGGAGATTAACGGACAAACATAGAAAGGATTACATGTGCTGTAGTGTGTCACAGTATTGTGCCACTCATCattaaagaaaagcaaattaTTCTCTATGATCAGTGGCGAGGCCTGAGCCGATTTCATCTTTCCGAAGATTGTGGATTATTTTGCATTTACACCCGACCCCATTAATAAAAGAGTGATTAGAAAATTAGACCCATTTGCTTTAGAGAGAGGAACATGCATGCCATGTCGACCTGACTCTTCAGCTTTGGCGACTGTTGCAGTAGAGGCTTTTGGGAGTAAAACAAGCGGTTATTAGCCAAACTAGAAGACAAGGTCATCTAAAACtaacaaatacaatatatttacatacagGACAGAGGGGCAGGAATCCTGGATGAGCGCAGCCGACCCTCAAACTTCTATGAAAAAGAcaaatggagagagagggagagagagaaattgcTTTTTGCATCAGTTATTTAGATGGAAAACCCTTTCTATCCAGGACTAATGACACAGACAACAAGCAGCTCCACTTATTGTTATCTGTAAAAGTACGGTAAAACATACCTTGTCTGGAGCAGGAAGGGGTGGATCAGTAGTATGGTTGGCGACAGCCTTTATATGGTCCAAAAGCTCTGGATTGAGAATGCATAACTCATTCACTTCAACCtaaaatcacaaacaaacacactttaCCTTAGAATACAGTCAACTTGCttgagacacaaaatacatgaACAGAATGATGGCTGTTACATATGAACAGGTGAAACACTTGTTGAATGTGCATCACTATGCATGAATATTATTGTCCCCTGTATGGAATGGCTGTATCCTCACTGTTGACTTTGTAGTTGCTTtcacattcaaattcaaattgaaaattacttaatttatccccaaggggaaattcagttagtctgttagctcttgaagaatgagacagcctgatggctgtaggagcgaaggatcttttgaatcgctccgtcctgcaacggagagaggaGCCATCCACTACTGTTCTTTTGGTCCATAAAAAGGTGTTGTGTAGTGATGATGATCTGGATATTTCAaaatggcctcgaacatcttgacagtgaatctctccaccacctcctccaatgtgtccaacctggctccaatcacagaaccagctcttttcACTAGTCTGTCTAACCGCTTTGCATCTCTGtgagactgcagcataaaacaagacacttgccaccacagactgataaaacatctgcagcatcttactacagatgtcaaaagatctgagcttcctaagaaacagagacagctctgcccctttttgtagaaaGCATCTGTGTTTAAGGACCAGTCCATCTTATTTTCCAGGTAAATACCTtgataacttggcaccacctcaatGTCCACCACACAGATATTCACTGGCTGAGGAGGGAGCTTGAACTTGTGGAAATCTATGATacgatatataataatatgaatacatATTGGTATTCATGTTTGACGACTGATGTAGAACtttgaataataattaaatataacttATCCTGGATTCCCAAGGTAACTTGACGTAAATACATTGAATGGTGTTATGTTATTGTATGTAATGGCTCTCTTAACGCCCCCAACTGGCTGCCTTCCAGCGTCCCTGGCTCGTTTACATTATCAACAATATATTACATgtgttgtctgtgtttctgGAGTTACTGACCTCCTTTCCACGGGTGATTTTTCTCTCATCCCATTCAACCATAACCGTGGACTTGGCGGAATCCACAGACTTCACCGTGGCCAGGTGCACTCGACCTGGTTTTACACGTAAACAAATCGCAAGTCACCACCAACCTTTGCTAACAACACACGCCGTCATTATTAAAAAGCGTAAAAGTTGCAAAATACCACAAGACAAGACAATACCAGCTCACCATCACTGCGGCTAATTTTTACAGAGAGTCCAACAAGAAGTCTGGACAGGCTGGTCTCCATTTTTTCTGTAACGGAAAAATCAAAATTCAGGTAACGTCAGAAACGAGCTGGGTTTATAACTATATCCTCTTTTCGTCGATAAATTAGCTAACATACTGGTATAACCGGACCATAATGAcagaattattatttatctgtttttttttttccatcttcttCCCAACTTACGTTTAAATGACACTTACCTACGTGCGAAATTCACCGCCGCCAAAGTTTGAAAATTGGGGTTGACATTATTTCTGGATATGGAGGAATCTGATTGGTCCTCTTTATATACGCAGGaagtcctcttcttcttctgtggctttttttaaatacaaaatccCGATTGGCGTTATACTGCCACCAATTGGATCAGTAAGGAACGACCCCTCAATGAAAATCAActgtacactacaggccaaaggTTTGGAAGCAGAACATTAAACTTCTTCTTACATCTTATATATGTGATTACCAACAACCTactatacatgtttttatacttAAAATACAGACTAAGAGTAATGTGATACCGAGGGAAGAATGTAATTATATTTACAAGTGAATTGAGCttaagcttatttaaaaatgtttcgttcaaaatatatatttttttaaataatgcctGTTCACTGAATGTCTTAAACagcaatctattttttttaaatagggcAGTTTTCAGATCGGgggaatattattatttttttatattaaaaatacatcaaaaacagcaaaaatgtaagaacattacaaaataattatatgGAAGCATATCGTATAGTGGCTATTTTCCTAGtggcatttacatttacatttagtcatttagcagattcttttatccaaagcaacttacaggagAAAAAGGGGAACACATTTACTTTGAAATGTCTCTCATGATGGCGTTGCTCTCACCAAATACAACCCCTCCCTTCTGTAACCAACACGCCTTGAGCCACGGTCAAACTGATGAAG is part of the Centropristis striata isolate RG_2023a ecotype Rhode Island chromosome 11, C.striata_1.0, whole genome shotgun sequence genome and encodes:
- the LOC131980738 gene encoding kinesin-like protein KIF2C isoform X1, with product METSLSRLLVGLSVKISRSDGRVHLATVKSVDSAKSTVMVEWDERKITRGKEVEVNELCILNPELLDHIKAVANHTTDPPLPAPDKKFEGRLRSSRIPAPLSSSTATVAKAEESVVSRSQTRQTCMFQPPAPVPAPVSTSESPQANLEVVQPEAPSSSVLTNSALPNQQRKKNEAKPAQSLPFVRETVKENDEPKRMPPPPARGRRKSVAPQELNKGNKRLSCVVQPADIQLKRGKFGETTRPNQKFYEMIQDFRETLEITPLTTTDHIEPHKISVCVRKRPLNKQEINKKEIDVVSVPGNGSLLVHEPKQKVDLTKYLDNQIFHFDYSFNEMATNDLVYKFTAKPLVQSVFEGGMATCFAYGQTGSGKTHTMGGDFAGRQQNSAKGIYALAAHDVFTYLNHRRYANLDLSAYVSFFEIYNGKVYDLLNKKAKLRVLEDDRQLVQVVGLEEVYVSTAEEVIKMIQLGSACRTSGQTSANANSSRSHAILQIVLRRNDRATTLHGKFSLVDLAGNERGTDVSSNDRSTLVETAEINRSLLALKECIRSLGMNSDHIPFRMSTLTKVLRDSFVGEKSRTCMIAMVSPGMTSCEYTMNTLRYADRVKELKGNTKSNGAAKAQESIDSSTEEESVEDTTVFDAITQVAELEEKVYAQFQMGNELCNAMGKTSYNIEEGLPDLVDHAKALLDTVMALQTAVNQARQSF
- the LOC131980738 gene encoding kinesin-like protein KIF2C isoform X2, yielding METSLSRLLVGLSVKISRSDGRVHLATVKSVDSAKSTVMVEWDERKITRGKEVEVNELCILNPELLDHIKAVANHTTDPPLPAPDKKFEGRLRSSRIPAPLSFVSRSQTRQTCMFQPPAPVPAPVSTSESPQANLEVVQPEAPSSSVLTNSALPNQQRKKNEAKPAQSLPFVRETVKENDEPKRMPPPPARGRRKSVAPQELNKGNKRLSCVVQPADIQLKRGKFGETTRPNQKFYEMIQDFRETLEITPLTTTDHIEPHKISVCVRKRPLNKQEINKKEIDVVSVPGNGSLLVHEPKQKVDLTKYLDNQIFHFDYSFNEMATNDLVYKFTAKPLVQSVFEGGMATCFAYGQTGSGKTHTMGGDFAGRQQNSAKGIYALAAHDVFTYLNHRRYANLDLSAYVSFFEIYNGKVYDLLNKKAKLRVLEDDRQLVQVVGLEEVYVSTAEEVIKMIQLGSACRTSGQTSANANSSRSHAILQIVLRRNDRATTLHGKFSLVDLAGNERGTDVSSNDRSTLVETAEINRSLLALKECIRSLGMNSDHIPFRMSTLTKVLRDSFVGEKSRTCMIAMVSPGMTSCEYTMNTLRYADRVKELKGNTKSNGAAKAQESIDSSTEEESVEDTTVFDAITQVAELEEKVYAQFQMGNELCNAMGKTSYNIEEGLPDLVDHAKALLDTVMALQTAVNQARQSF
- the LOC131980738 gene encoding kinesin-like protein KIF2C isoform X3, whose product is MACMFLSLKQMVVSRSQTRQTCMFQPPAPVPAPVSTSESPQANLEVVQPEAPSSSVLTNSALPNQQRKKNEAKPAQSLPFVRETVKENDEPKRMPPPPARGRRKSVAPQELNKGNKRLSCVVQPADIQLKRGKFGETTRPNQKFYEMIQDFRETLEITPLTTTDHIEPHKISVCVRKRPLNKQEINKKEIDVVSVPGNGSLLVHEPKQKVDLTKYLDNQIFHFDYSFNEMATNDLVYKFTAKPLVQSVFEGGMATCFAYGQTGSGKTHTMGGDFAGRQQNSAKGIYALAAHDVFTYLNHRRYANLDLSAYVSFFEIYNGKVYDLLNKKAKLRVLEDDRQLVQVVGLEEVYVSTAEEVIKMIQLGSACRTSGQTSANANSSRSHAILQIVLRRNDRATTLHGKFSLVDLAGNERGTDVSSNDRSTLVETAEINRSLLALKECIRSLGMNSDHIPFRMSTLTKVLRDSFVGEKSRTCMIAMVSPGMTSCEYTMNTLRYADRVKELKGNTKSNGAAKAQESIDSSTEEESVEDTTVFDAITQVAELEEKVYAQFQMGNELCNAMGKTSYNIEEGLPDLVDHAKALLDTVMALQTAVNQARQSF